The sequence ATCCGCGGCGACGGCTTGGTTTTGAATGTCAATGACCCGCCGCCACCGCTGCCGACGAAATTTGTGCTCGAGCCGAATCTGCCCAATCCGTTTGGCGGCAGCGCTGCGCCCAGGACCCGCATCGCTTTCGAGCTGCCGAATGCCTCGCCGGTGCGCATTCGCGTCTTCAACATTTTGGGCCAGCGCGTGCGCACGCTTTTTGACGGCGATTTGCCCGCCGGCCAATACCGCAATTTTTTCTGGGACGGCACGGATGATCGGCGGCAACCGGTGGCCGGCGGGGTGTACTTCTATGAAGTTTCGACAGCTCTCGGTACTGGCAGGAACAAGATGTTACTGTTGCGGTAAGCCGTGGTCTGGATCATTGGAGTAATGGAGTGTTGGCACGCCATTACTCCAACACGCCCATGTCCTTTTCCGACGAAATAAACTGTGTCCAAAAAAATAAAAGTTGGCCTGGCCCTCGGCGGCGGCGGGGCGCGCGGTTTGGCGCATATCGGCGTCCTCAAGGTGCTGGAGGCGAACCAAATTCCAATTGACGTCATCGCCGGCACCAGCATCGGCGCCATTGCCGGGGCGATTTATTCCGTGCATTTGAATGCCAGCGTTCTCGAAGAGCGAGCGTTGGCATTTTTGCAAGCGCCCGTCTTTCACGACAGCGGCATCGATCTCTTCCAAAAGAAAAAAGCCGCCGAGAATTTTTTTGGCCAGGTGGCCAAATACGTCAAAGAGCGCATCGTGATCAATTTGGCGCACAGCCGGCCTTCGCTGGTCGGCGGCTGGCGGGTCACCCGCGCGGTGAATTTCATGATCGATGACAAAACCTTCGAGAGCTGCCAAATTCCTTTTGGCTGCGTCGCCACCGATCTCATCACCGGCGAAGAGGTGATTTTTCGCCGCGGCAGTTTGCGCAAGGCCGTCGCCGCCAGCATGTCGATTCCAGGATTTCTGCCGCCGGTTCAATACGATGGCCGGTTCCTGGTGGACGGCGCCGTCGTGGCGCCGGTGCCGATCAACGCCTGCAAGCTGCTCGGCGCCGACGTCGTCATCGCCGTCGATGTCAGCCAGCCGATCAACGAAGTCAAGACGTTTGAGAACGTCGTTGACATTATTTTTCGCTCCAACAGCATCCTGTCCTATCAATACAAGCAAATGCTGCTCGAGTATGCCGACGTCGTCATCCAGCCGAATGTCGGCGAGGTGCATTGGTCGGACTTCCGAAACGTCAAGCCGATGGTGGCCGAAGGCGAGCGCGCCACCGCGCAGATGCTGCCGAAAATTCGACAGCTGCTCGAGCAGAAACGCTCGATCTGGCGCCGCCTGTTCGGAAGTTGAGAGAAGTTGGATGGAACTGACCGGTCACTGAAACTCGCAAGCGGCCAAAAGTTTGGTTGTTTAAGGAACCGGTCGGTGATTGGTCACCTCCGCATTGGAGACAAAAAGCTCGTAAATATTCCATGAAAATAAAACTTTTCAGGGATTGACAATTTGACGCCGTCTGCTTATATTATGATGGCTCTGTAATATTCGTGGAGATTACTCTCAGGAATGATTGGTGTAGCCGGGAGCGCGACGATCGGACGTTTGTACATGAGAATGCAATCAGGCATTATCGCGAAATCCGGGAGGTATTTCCATGCGGCTTTCTGATTTTCTTTCGGAGAAGCTCGTCTTTCTTGATCTCGAGGCGCAGGACAAGCTTCAAGCGTTTCGCACGATGGTGGCGCGAATGGCTCGGCACAACGCCATAAGCCGTCCTGAAGTTTTCCTCGACGAAGTCATTGCAAGAGAAAACATCGAATCAACTTGCATTGGCCGAGGGGTGGCTTTTCCGCATACGCGCACGACGTGCGTGAAGCGCCCGGTAATTGCATTTGGCCGCGCCCGACACAGTATTCCGTTTACGGCCAAAGAAGCCGATCGGGTGCAATTGATTTTTGTCATGGGCACACCGAAAGACGATTCGAATACCTATTTGCAAATTCTGGCACGACTATGCCGAATGTTGCGGCAATCACGTTTCCGCGAACGCCTGCTTGCCGCCGCCACGCCGCAGGAAGTGCTCGACTTGTTTGACGAATACGACACCCCGGCGGTTGAACCATCACAAAGGGCTTTTGAACCGGCCTTATCTACCGCTTAACCCTCCGTTTTATCCTTCAGCAAAAATCTCTTTTGTTCTTCGCCATGACTGAATCGCCACTTCGCCTCGCCATCCTTACGTTGAGCGATCGCGCCGCCGCCGGCGAAAGGAACGATGAAAGCGGTTCGATCATTCGCCAGATGGCGGCCTCCCTCACACCTCTTATTATTTTCCAAAAAATTTTGCCCGACGACCGCGACCAACTTATCGTCACGTTGAAACATTTGGCCGATCACGAAAACGCCGACGTTATTTTAACCACCGGCGGCACCGGCCTTTCGGCGCGCGACGTGACGCCGGAAGCCACGCTGGCGGTGATTCAGCGCCGGGTGCCCGGCATCGAAGAAGCCATGCGCGCCGCCGGCCTGGCTCAGACGCCTTACGCCATGCTGTCGCGCGCCGTTGCCGGCGTGCGCGGCCAGACGTTGATCGTCAACCTGCCGGGCAATCCCAAAGCCGTGCGTGAAAATCTTGCCGTCATTCTGCCGGTTTTGCCGCACGCGGTGAAGTTGCTGCGCGCCGAAAAAATCCCCGACGACGAACATCAGTTCAAAATTTCCCAATGAACAAACGGGAGTTCTTGCCAATTAAATTTTTTTTTGTTATTTTTAGGAGATAAATTTTTATTTTGGAGATCACGATGATGCGTCATATAACAAGCTCAATGCTTTTTTTCGCCGCGATTTTATTTTGCCTCGAAACGACGCACGCGCGAAATGACGAGGACGAAGTTAACATCACCGCCAAAGCCGTTAAAGACAGCGTTCGCGCCGGGGGCGAAATCAAGCTGGTGTTTCACATGCAGCCGCAAGAGGGATTTCACGTCAACGTCGAGCCGGCCATCAAGCTGGCGCTGCTCGATGCCAAAAATTTCTCCTTAAAAGCGGAAAAATTTTCGCCGGATACAAACACCAAAACTCTGACCACCGAAGACGGCTTTAAAATTTTTGACCCCAAACACTCGCAGCCGGTGACTTTTGCGGTCAAAGTCGCCAAAAACGTCAAGCCCGGCAAGCATCCGTTGAAAGCCAAACTCACCTACTACTTTTGCTCGGATAAAGACGGCTACTGCAGTTTTAAAAATCAGGAGTTTGTTTTTAATGTGGTTGTTGTAAAGTAGTTTTCCGTAAATTCTCCCACTCTTACTCATTCGATTTCTTTTAAGAGCGCGTAAGAGTGGGAGTGGGATTTTACCGAGCGAACCATGCGCTGGAAAAAACTTCGCCATCATTTGCAGCATCCGGATCATAAATGGAAAATTTATGTTTTGCTCGGCGTTGTGACTTATTTTATCGCCATCAACCAGGTTCTCAAAGTTCGGCCGGATCACATTTTTTTGGCGCTGGTCATTTTCTCATTTGTGCTCGGCAAGCAGCGGGCAAAACGCTTTTTGATTGACTGGCTGCCGTTCGTCTTGTTCTGGATCGGCTACGACATGATGCGCGGCATCGCCGATTCGGTGCGTGGGACGATTCACGTCGCGCCGCCTTACCGCTG comes from candidate division KSB1 bacterium and encodes:
- a CDS encoding MogA/MoaB family molybdenum cofactor biosynthesis protein codes for the protein MTESPLRLAILTLSDRAAAGERNDESGSIIRQMAASLTPLIIFQKILPDDRDQLIVTLKHLADHENADVILTTGGTGLSARDVTPEATLAVIQRRVPGIEEAMRAAGLAQTPYAMLSRAVAGVRGQTLIVNLPGNPKAVRENLAVILPVLPHAVKLLRAEKIPDDEHQFKISQ
- a CDS encoding PTS sugar transporter subunit IIA, with translation MRLSDFLSEKLVFLDLEAQDKLQAFRTMVARMARHNAISRPEVFLDEVIARENIESTCIGRGVAFPHTRTTCVKRPVIAFGRARHSIPFTAKEADRVQLIFVMGTPKDDSNTYLQILARLCRMLRQSRFRERLLAAATPQEVLDLFDEYDTPAVEPSQRAFEPALSTA
- a CDS encoding protein-disulfide reductase DsbD family protein — protein: MMRHITSSMLFFAAILFCLETTHARNDEDEVNITAKAVKDSVRAGGEIKLVFHMQPQEGFHVNVEPAIKLALLDAKNFSLKAEKFSPDTNTKTLTTEDGFKIFDPKHSQPVTFAVKVAKNVKPGKHPLKAKLTYYFCSDKDGYCSFKNQEFVFNVVVVK
- a CDS encoding patatin-like phospholipase family protein, whose translation is MSKKIKVGLALGGGGARGLAHIGVLKVLEANQIPIDVIAGTSIGAIAGAIYSVHLNASVLEERALAFLQAPVFHDSGIDLFQKKKAAENFFGQVAKYVKERIVINLAHSRPSLVGGWRVTRAVNFMIDDKTFESCQIPFGCVATDLITGEEVIFRRGSLRKAVAASMSIPGFLPPVQYDGRFLVDGAVVAPVPINACKLLGADVVIAVDVSQPINEVKTFENVVDIIFRSNSILSYQYKQMLLEYADVVIQPNVGEVHWSDFRNVKPMVAEGERATAQMLPKIRQLLEQKRSIWRRLFGS